The following are encoded together in the Plasmodium vinckei vinckei genome assembly, chromosome: PVVCY_12 genome:
- a CDS encoding WD repeat-containing protein 26, putative, which yields MNLTTIFKRDKRKSDEEISHAITKKLKQCNMLKSLLTIPSDEHTTPSLFAKSLCKDEQINDAKNRDNKFLSINKIMHKKWCKGESDENAKKDDNMEIDKNENNSNANHHLNDSTKFGYVCLENMENKHIQNKSSTKPTQNNLNNNEDMCRMKKLPKMGKSGEKNERKKKFKKKSKNNYNNYNTSCESSYSSSDERKEVGLETQGYSTEYLWEGLLKKDVVLLLIQAIKNMGYTKSAKILESESGIELEQPLIKDLHKNILKGNWGNSINNLKKININNKLMKAIKFLIYEQCFIEYLYQGKYFAALRCLRNKLRKSCFDEDTYKRLHECTTFFMFQNYEHSNNTIDMNTTKIHSINDKIKLRNSRKVLFEKINRLLPEHILIPPRRLAILLHQSLKYQVDNCLFHNNFSDLKLTKNMQYNKMLNKSRLSNTSCIHSDHHKNDEEKIDDKIFNNLFRDKYYEDNNSFETRPSQHNYTDNESSLCIGMLNINNIEKLKKNTDIHHDNPDNINCSLEYGQIVESNSNNYMSTNIADSPEKIQDTYLNITSNAPTPKILKLKSEIEAGIEEAEKDIEKNTVSTQDANNYISENLLNCSLSNNIDEIEKGETNFNENKTLVNKKYDCNCQVEKLQCDCIKFDDSNDNNKICQNGSNTIMYSKTKHVSSFLGLKQKGNLKNNKINLLNNYNNKYMDINNKISSCSHLSLLKNHECKKIELPYYCIKVLQGHKDEVWYVSVSGDGKYIASSSKDKSIFLWKGTYPFNKIREWNGHLDGVSYICWSYNNKYLASGSNDSNIIIWSPKSNKKKLCLTMHSGPITSVCWTKNNSTIISSGFDKKIYCTKVNIELKSFSILYAWSFSTRIQNFVFTKNEKYLIVVPADKNVRIIDFNMKKELYILPENDTITSLCASNIYNHVLVNIADQKPVIKLWDIKYRYVIQSYRGHKQGRFIVHSTFGGKNEDYVISGSEDSLIYIWHRTKGYLLDVINGHASNVNIAIWPLASSKFPYMVSASDDHTIMIWNTHPKINKSKKHIYLEREKKRNAEKGKKKSKKNIFHHPFLRELAKLSGMDVQVLSPNDAHMF from the coding sequence ATGAATTTAACAACCATTTTTAAGAGAGATAAAAGGAAAAGCGATGAGGAAATAAGCCATGCTATTacgaaaaaattaaaacagtGTAACATGTTGAAATCATTACTAACTATTCCAAGTGATGAACATACTACCCCTTCGCTATTTGCGAAGAGTCTATGCAAAGATGAGCAAATAAATGACGCCAAAAATCGAgacaataaatttttaagtataaataaaataatgcataaaaaatggtgCAAAGGAGAAAGTGAtgaaaatgcaaaaaaagACGACAACATGgaaattgataaaaatgaaaataattccaATGCTAACCATCATCTTAATGACTCAACAAAATTTGGATATGTATGTTTagaaaatatggaaaacaaacatattcaaaataaaagttcAACTAAACCAACACAAAACAATTTAAACAATAATGAAGATATGTGTAGAATGAAAAAGTTACCAAAAATGGGAAAATCtggagaaaaaaatgaacgaaaaaaaaagtttaaaaaaaaatctaaaaataattataacaaCTATAATACAAGTTGTGAAAGCAGCTACAGTAGCAGTGATGAAAGAAAAGAAGTCGGATTAGAAACACAAGGTTATAGTACCGAATATTTATGGGAAGGATTACTAAAAAAAGATGTAGtacttttattaattcaagcaattaaaaatatgggaTATACAAAATCAGCAAAAATTTTAGAATCAGAAAGTGGCATAGAATTAGAACAACCATTAATAAAAGATttacacaaaaatatattaaaaggaAATTGGGGaaatagtataaataatttaaaaaaaataaatataaataataaattaatgaaagcaattaaatttttaatatacgAACAATGTTTTattgaatatttatatcaaggaaaatattttgctGCTTTAAGATGtttaagaaataaattgaGAAAATCTTGTTTTGATGAAGATACATATAAAAGGTTACATGAATGtacaacattttttatgtttcaaaattatgagcattcaaataatacaatAGATATGAATACTACTAAAATTCATTCTATAAATGATAAGATAAAACTTCGAAATTCACGTAAAGTtttgtttgaaaaaataaatagatTATTACCTGagcatatattaataccCCCTAGACGACTAGCCATTCTACTACATCAATCCCTCAAATATCAAGTAGACAATTGtttatttcataataatttttcagaTTTAAAATTAACTAAGAACAtgcaatataataaaatgctAAATAAGTCACGTCTTAGTAACACAAGCTGCATTCATTCAGACCATCATAAGAATGAcgaagaaaaaatagacgataaaattttcaataacCTTTTTAGagataaatattatgaagaTAATAATTCTTTTGAAACAAGACCATCACAACATAACTACACAGATAATGAATCATCTTTATGTATAGGTatgttaaatattaataatatagaaaaattaaaaaaaaatacggATATACATCATGATAACcctgataatataaattgcTCTTTAGAATATGGGCAAATTGTAGAAAgtaattcaaataattatatgagCACTAATATTGCAGATTCTCCTGAAAAAATACAAGACACATATTTAAACATAACTAGTAATGCACCGACTCCTAAAATTCTAAAACTAAAAAGTGAAATTGAAGCAGGTATAGAAGAAGCCGAAAAAGatatcgaaaaaaatacagtATCTACACAAGATGCcaacaattatatatctgaaaatttattaaattgttctttatcaaataatattgatgaaatagaaaaaggagaaacaaattttaatgaaaataaaacattagtaaataaaaaatatgattgtAATTGTCAAGTTGAAAAGTTACAATGTGACTGCATAAAATTCGATGATagtaatgataataataaaatatgtcaAAATGGTAGTAATACAATTATGTATAGTAAAACTAAACATGTTTCAAGTTTCTTAGggttaaaacaaaaaggaaatttaaaaaataataaaataaatttactaaataattataataacaaatatatggatataaataataaaataagttcTTGTAGTCATTTATCTTTACTAAAAAATCatgaatgtaaaaaaatcgaaCTCCCTTATTATTGTATTAAAGTTTTACAAGGACATAAAGATGAAGTATGGTATGTTAGTGTGTCAGGAGATGGTAAATATATTGCATCTTCAAGCAAAGataaaagtatatttttgtgGAAGGGAACATAtccatttaataaaataagagaATGGAATGGACATTTAGATGGAGTTAGTTACATCTGTTGGagttataataataaatatttagcTTCGGGTTCTAATGATtctaatataattatttggaGTCctaaaagtaataaaaaaaaattatgtttaaCTATGCATAGTGGACCTATAACATCTGTATGTTggacaaaaaataattctactattatatcatctggatttgataaaaaaatatattgtactaaagtaaatatagaattaaaaagtttCTCGATTTTATATGCATGGTCATTTAGTACAAGAATacaaaattttgtttttacaaaaaatgaaaaatatttaattgttGTCCCAGCAGATAAAAATGTTCGAATTATTGattttaatatgaaaaaagaattatatattttacctGAAAATGATACAATAACATCTTTATGTGCTTCAAACATATATAACCATGTATTAGTTAATATAGCAGATCAAAAACCGGTTATCAAATTATGGGACATTAAATATAGGTATGTTATTCAAAGCTATAGAGGACATAAACAAGGACGATTTATTGTTCATTCAACTTTTGGCGGGAAAAATGAAGATTATGTTATTAGTGGCAGTGAAGATagtttaatatatatatggcaTAGAACTAAAGGGTATTTATTAGATGTTATTAATGGACATGCATCAAATGTAAACATAGCAATATGGCCTCTTGCTTCCTCGAAATTTCCATATATGGTATCCGCTTCTGATGATCATACTATAATGATTTGGAATACACATccaaaaattaataagtcgaaaaaacatatatatttggaaCGAGAAAAGAAACGAAATGCtgaaaaagggaaaaaaaaatcaaaaaaaaatatttttcatcatcCGTTTTTGAGGGAACTAGCCAAATTAAGTGGCATGGATGTTCAAGTTCTCTCACCAAATGATGCTCATATGTTTTAA
- a CDS encoding mRNA-binding protein PUF1, putative — protein MENQNEKRETLADNLVCENELENRTDKDINDNINFEIIEKKELIHDVNRETFKSSSFESNTESCNSSEDKCKDKDTSNSMNKNNKMVDGDFLVKTDEISNKKKKKKNTSVNKIADSNTNTKIMNPIDIIPPNYKGIIPTISNYAQLYQINFPCMNTNSFPNISLNNNSVNYNLQNCMNSSYKKYNNNNNKYILNKDVTNNNITPILHFPPNGVNTMDAMNTINYNKNNLSNYFDSHDRINDNNSTHMQGTLNNIYSNYNDPNMFLNNEHYIIPYKYTNYYCPGYMTPCTVVNYMNDLQNNKPYCQDSTLNDSSNRLNNNINIINSNIINSRIGKETMGTNFVNMENNRNCDNETNTIAVENCNNIGFINYEENWLYPNFNRFIYAPKLQFNKEAYQFAGMSNEPNCINRDDNNIMVEKKKEMEYNNINVPKQVNNSSSMNCCTNIENNENMIRNIDNINTINKIPDSRLNKYNSMINYNDNIRGNNEMYNYLNNICNQNYNIRMYPINDNSQNAINNYQQNMAYYNIINSNFYTSHQKNYFYNHFMNNYPVVPLPCVDIYNAENNAYPVSQPYSYLANEPMISEKNKKKKEYKNGHKNFNDKTLVNKKNNTNNEDDLDLTSISGNVYKIAKDQAKCRTLQKILDKKNQSCIDEIYNEALEHIIELMMDPFGNYLCQKLIEVCTPEQIEKIIDKSSDELINASISVHGTRTVQKLIEMIKTPSQIRKTKNSLKNSIIILIKDINGNHVVQKCLVSLSSTDCNFIYEEILKNFIEVSTHRHGCCVIQRCIDSANEAQKELLINKISSNCLELVEDAFGNYVVQYILNMGDEKVNFEIIEKLLKDIEKHAIQKFSSNVIEKCLTIGTTKCRKMMINGLLKKGKNVLKNVILDKYGNYVIQRALSVAPEPELTKLVEGIKPYIKELRNINSGKRIAWKLAKKHPVLNIDINNNYKSVDSKDNIQQMKNNNNLTQTIHEYNSDSICCSENYPNNSNENHINKSYNKKKFKNKNTSLNNKKQNSRHKKCIIPEQSDTSKEINKKENLNYYKKNILENYQNSENITNNCSHNDEYIIPDEDATIFYKNEYDQPSRQKENHNSIENMSRYNTQDTDKHSVQSITQMEMQNVKNRNNISIDDIDSRDINNSEQNKKSTNLGESNFHHYNYNEVSKKKKKKKKN, from the exons ATGGAAAACCAAAATGAGAAGAGAGAAACATTAGCAGATAATTTAGTTTGTGAAAATGAACTAGAGAATAGAACTGACAAAGATATTAATGATAACATAAATTTCGAAATTATCGAAAAAAAGGAGCTTATTCATGATGTGAATAGGGAAACCTTTAAAAGTAGCAGCTTTGAGAGTAACACTGAAAGTTGTAATAGTAGTGAAGATAAATGTAAAGATAAAGATACTTCAAATtcaatgaataaaaataataaaatggttGATGGTGATTTCTTAGTTAAGACAGATGAaataagtaataaaaaaaaaaaaaaaaaaaatacatcaGTGAATAAAATAGCTGATTCAAAtacaaatacaaaaattatgaatcCTATAGATATAATACCACCAAATTACAAAGGAATAATACCCACCATATCAAATTATGCACAActatatcaaataaattttccaTGTATGAATACAAATAGTTTTCCAAATATTTctttgaataataatagcgTGAATTATAATCTACAAAATTGCATGAACagttcatataaaaaatataataataataataataaatatatattaaataaagatgttacaaataataacataacCCCAATATTGCATTTCCCACCAAATGGTGTAAATACAATGGATGCAATGAatacaataaattataataagaataatttatctaattattttgattccCATGATagaataaatgataataattctaCGCACATGCAAGGGACtttaaacaatatatattcaaattacAACGACCCcaatatgtttttaaataatgagcATTATATTATACCTTACAAATACactaattattattgtccCGGATATATGACTCCTTGCACCGTTGTTAACTACATGAAcgatttacaaaataataagccATATTGTCAAGATAGCACATTAAATGACTCCAGTAATAGactaaataataatattaacattataaatagtaatataataaatagtaGAATCGGAAAAGAGACGATGGGAacaaattttgtaaatatggaaaataatCGAAACTGTGATAATGAGACAAATACTATTGCTGTAGAGAATTGTAACAATATTggatttataaattatgaagAAAATTGGTTATATCCAAATTTTAAtagatttatatatgctcCAAAATTACAATTTAATAAAGAGGCATATCAATTTGCTGGAATGAGTAATGAGCcaaattgtataaatagGGATGACAACAATATAAtggtagaaaaaaaaaaggaaatggaatataataacattaATGTACCAAAACAGGTGAATAATAGTAGCTCTATGAATTGTTGCACAAATATTGAAAACAATGAAAACATGATTCGAAATATagacaatataaatacgataaataaaataccaGATAGTagattaaataaatataatagtatGATTAATTacaatgataatataagaggaaataatgaaatgtacaattatttaaataatatatgtaaccaaaattataatattagaaTGTATccaataaatgataatagcCAAAAtgctataaataattatcagCAAAATATGgcttattataatattattaattcgAATTTTTACACATCtcatcaaaaaaattactttTATAATCACTTTATGAATAATTATCCTGTTGTCCCATTACCATGTGTTGATATTTACAATGCAGAAAATAATGCCTATCCTGTTAGCCAACCATATAGCTATTTAG CTAACGAACCAATGATAagcgaaaaaaataaaaaaaaaaaagaatataaaaatgggcataaaaattttaatgataaGACTTtggttaataaaaaaaataatactaatAATGAAGACGATCTCGATTTAACTTCCATATCTGGAAACgtatataaaatagctAAG GATCAAGCCAAATGCAGAACACTTCAAAAAATCCTcgataaaaaaaaccaaAGTTGTATCGATGAAATTTATAATGAAGCTTTAGAGCATATAATAGAATTAATGATGGATCCTTTTGGAAATTACCTTTGtcaaaaattaatagaaGTTTGTACACCTGAACAAATAGAGAAAATTATTGATAAATCATCTGATGAACTGATAAATGCCTCCATAAGTGTTCATGGAACTCGAACTGTTCAGAAACTCATAGAGATG ATAAAAACGCCGTCACaaataagaaaaacaaaaaactCGCTAAAAAATtcgataataatattaataaaagacATAAATGGAAATCATGTTGTTCAGAAATGTTTGGTTTCGTTATCCAGTACTGActgtaattttatttatgaagaaattttaaaaaactttATCGAAGTATCAACACATAGACATGGATGTTGCGTAATTCAACGATGTATTGATTCTGCTAATGAAGCTCAAAAG GAACttcttataaataaaatatcaagTAACTGTCTTGAGTTAGTAGAGGATGCATTTGGTAATTATGTAGtgcaatatatattaaacatGGGGGATGAAAAAgttaattttgaaataatagaaaaacTATTGAAAGATATTGAAAAACATGCTAttcaaaaattttcatcaaatgttattgaaaaatgtttaacGATTGGAACTACTAAATGTagaaaaatgatgataaatgggttattaaaaaaaggaaaaaatgttttgaaaaatgtaattTTAGATAAATATGGTAATTATGTAATACAAAGAGCTTTATCTGTTGCACCTGAACCTGAATTAACAAAACTTGTAGAAGGAATCAAaccatatataaaagagtTACGTAATATAAATTCAGGTAAAAGAATTGCTTGGAAACTTGCAAAAAAACATCCAgtattaaatatagatattaataataattataaatcaGTCGATTCTAAAGATAATATTcaacaaatgaaaaataataataatttgacACAAACTATTCATGAATATAATAGTGATTCAATATGTTGTTCAGAAAATTATccaaataatagtaatgaaaatcatataaataaaagttataataaaaaaaaattcaaaaataaaaatacctcattaaataataaaaaacagaATAGCagacataaaaaatgtataatacCAGAACAAAGTGATACATCAAAagaaattaacaaaaaagaaaatcttaattattataaaaaaaatatattagaaaATTATCAGAATAgtgaaaatattacaaataatTGTAGCCATAatgatgaatatattattcctGATGAAGATgcaactattttttataaaaatgaatatgacCAACCCAGCAGACAAAAGGAAAACCATAATAGCATCGAAAATATGAGTAGGTATAACACTCAAGACACAGACAAACATAGTGTGCAATCTATTACACAAATGGAAATGCAAAATGTAAAGAATCGAAATAATATCAGCATTGATGATATAGATTCAAgggatataaataatagtgaacaaaataaaaaaagcaCTAATTTGGGAGAGTCTAATTTTCACCATTATAATTACAATGAAGtcagcaaaaaaaaaaaaaaaaaaaaaaaaaattaa
- a CDS encoding secreted ookinete protein, putative: MNKLFYFFFCFFLAIFFNKVCCEKTALLPFSDIMSTVSDIADVISPKGEDDVEPISEPLTRINLKIVPSKKLNISKNDMVFLLSELKQEIRRQVSILEEELEEKERNRRRSSSLWSTNQAPVYVPEEGDDKQIENIDDTEKEEIENLLDSLNKIGNDEDEKNLDNISFDIKINKDKKLEDNQEEFINSSRFKQASFRNGPITPQSP, from the exons atgaacaaattgttttatttttttttttgtttttttttggccatcttttttaataaagtaTGTTGTGAGAAAACGGCGCTGTTGCCTTTTTCGGATATTATGTCAACTGTGTCAGATATAGCAGATGTTATTTCACCGAAAGGGGAAGATGATGTCGAGCCAATTTCAGAACCGCTTACCcgaattaatttaaaaattgttcCTTCAAAAAAACTAAATATCAGTAAGAATGATATGGTGTTCTTATTGTCAGAGCTCAAACAAGAGATTAGGAGacaa GTCAGTATACTAGAAG AAGAATTAGAAGAAAAGGAAAGGAATCGACGAAGATCTTCATCCTTATGGTCAACTAATCAAGCCCCAGTTTATGTTCCCGAAGAAG GAGATGATAAACAG attgaaaatattgatgatacagaaaaagaagagatagaaaatttattagaCTCTTTAAATAAG ATTGGAAATGATGAAGATGAGAAAAACTTGgataatatttcttttgatataaaaattaacaaagacaaaaaattaGAGGATAACCAAGaagaatttataaattcttCGAGATTTAAACAAGCGTCTTTCAGGAAtg GCCCTATAACACCTCAATCGCCGTAA
- a CDS encoding histone RNA hairpin-binding protein, putative: MNDASSFQRFHNKFSNNELKQSQINQRLKNINLTKRLISYERYIKAIPKNKRSSNLKNDWHPETPRINKQLSVSQWNKEIKKWRKQIHAWGNMPEYVYKHICNLSFPDRNKYLSELKLLELSQVEINNLKKKNEQCSEIIVNNILLIPEQNNNTNISENSGIIEKPVFFLPQNFSGTILNDQLIIIKQNYLEKCLYSLQQKYSPKYDHLFDTYNSLYIMARDPNLNCKKEKKEQKTITVKLNKKFNSSYENGSNENGKIKTSQDILKEYMNKQEIQASKYLHSTNTKKNSNYRKGKRHF, encoded by the coding sequence ATGAATGATGCATCAAGTTTCCAAAGATTccataataaattttcaaacaATGAATTGAAACAATCCCAAATTAACCAACgacttaaaaatataaatttaacaaAACGTCTAATATCGTATGAACGGTACATAAAAGCTATACCCAAAAATAAGAGAAGttcaaatttaaaaaatgattggCATCCAGAAACACCTCGAATTAATAAACAATTAAGCGTATCACAATggaataaagaaataaaaaaatggagaaAACAAATACACGCATGGGGCAATATGCCtgaatatgtttataaacatatatgtaACTTATCATTTCCAGAccgaaataaatatttatcagAGTTAAAATTACTTGAACTAAGTCAGGTggaaattaataatttaaaaaaaaaaaatgaacagTGTTCAGAAATTATAGTgaacaatattttattaattcctgaacaaaataacaatacaaatatttcCGAAAATAGTGGAATAATAGAAAAGCCGGTTTTTTTTCTCCCCCAAAATTTTAGTGGAACTATATTAAATGACCagttaataattattaagcaaaattatttagaaaaatgTCTATACTCATTACAACAAAAGTATAGTCCCAAATATGACCATTTATTTGACACATATAAcagtttatatattatggcAAGGGACccaaatttaaattgtaaaaaggaaaaaaaggAGCAAAAAACTATCACcgtaaaattaaataaaaaatttaatagcAGTTATGAAAATGGTAGCAATGAGAATGGCAAAATTAAAACTAGCCAAGATATCctaaaagaatatatgaataagcAAGAAATACAAGCATCGAAATATTTGCATTCtacaaatacaaaaaaaaatagtaactATAGAAAGGGGAAAagacatttttaa
- a CDS encoding mitochondrial ribosomal protein L14 precursor, putative: MVRCADNSGVIKACIIGIGKNKWGTGKIGDRIRVSIRDKTSECGISEKTPKGIIVRRKKETKRKDGSYIKFDDNAFVMISKNKLKATKIKGPVAMETRHNCKNLARYIF; encoded by the coding sequence ATGGTTAGGTGTGCAGATAACAGCGGTGTTATAAAGGCATGCATAATTGGGATtgggaaaaataaatgggGTACTGGAAAAATAGGAGATCGAATTAGAGTATCAATACGTGATAAAACTTCTGAATGTGGAATTTCAGAAAAAACACCCAAAGGAATTATTgttagaagaaaaaaagaaacaaaaagaaaagatgGTAGTTATATCAAATTTGATGATAATGCTTTTGTTAtgatatcaaaaaataaattaaaagccacaaaaataaaaggacCAGTTGCTATGGAAACCAGACATAATTGCAAAAATCTGGCAagatacattttttaa
- a CDS encoding V-type proton ATPase 16 kDa proteolipid subunit, putative has product MRTCDPNSAFFGFMGIAASSIFSNLGAAFGTAKSGVGVCSVGVMRPDLIMKSILPVVMAGVLGIYGIIMSIIISGKMSPAASYSSYLGYTHLASGLIVGLSSLAAGLAIGIVGDAGVRANAQQNRLFIGMILILVFSETLALYGLIIGIYISLSDASGLCTPYNTP; this is encoded by the exons ATGCGAACATGTGATCCAAATTCAGCCTTTTTTGGGTTTATGGGGATTGCCGCATCCTCTATCTTTTCaa ATTTGGGAGCAGCCTTCGGTACTGCTAAAAGTGGAGTAGGAGTTTGCAGTGTCGGTGTAATGAGGCCAGATTTAATCATGAAGTCAATTTTACCAGTTGTTATGGCCGGTGTTCTTGGTATTTATGGAATTATTATGTCTATCATTATCTCAGGAAAAA TGTCACCTGCTGCTAGCTACTCAAGCTATTTGGGATACACACACTTAGCATCTGGTTTAATAGTCGGATTAAGCTCATTG GCTGCCGGTTTGGCTATTGGTATCGTTGGTGATGCTGGTGTAAGAGCAAATGCACAACAAAACCGATTATTTATTGGAATGATTTTAATCTTAGTTTTCTCCGAAACTTTGGCATTATATG GTTTAATTATTGGCATTTACATTTCCTTATCAGATGCAAGCGGCTTATGTACGCCATACAACACCCCTTAA
- a CDS encoding protoheme IX farnesyltransferase, putative — translation MPINAKKNKFVMYVRNKHSKIGWHNTFVGAKGNERVYNLQCPTYYTYNNSKNKNTLNKFVKYKIYQNENIINRSTIGGLLHFNKGVANGKRPTSINISTHNYYNVCENNKKKIENENKWGDENEKSGMKIPLKCSIELIPNVNKNVYASSIHSNKIKNEMNPNYVLMNNKIHINKINSVGKMISESLIENSNINEKWYEIEDDEKKKEKSNIDLVKLKIKNYLDLSKSKLTLWVTINSTFGYFMLGGHNISELLSLSCGIFLCSSSANTFNQIIEKDIDKLMNRTNKRPLACNNKKISLTHAKIFGCSTAAIGCSLLYYFNNPLTSFLGLFNILLYTCLYTPLKRKTPYNTHVGSIVGSIPMLMGCVAVEQNLFIPEAWILFSIQLLWQFPHFYSLAYLYKEDYLKGKYKMFPLKDNQNGLYTAKLCRPYLILLSFLPFFFFFCGYTSYMYILTSLVPNIFIYYKFQQILQNPSKKGFRSFFKHSLWHIILLLALSSYHTQIPDKKNALHTKRDTLISDSQIDKMGQDNMNHSEHPITKFKKRLLKFCVVFS, via the coding sequence ATGCCTataaatgcaaaaaaaaacaagttTGTCATGTATGTGCGGAATAAGCATAGTAAAATAGGATGGCACAATACTTTTGTGGGAGCAAAAGGAAATGAACGGGTTTACAATTTGCAATGCCCAACATACTATacttataataatagtaaaaacaaaaatacattgaacaaatttgtaaaatacAAGATCtatcaaaatgaaaatatcaTAAATAGGAGTACTATAGGAGgattattacattttaataAGGGGGTGGCAAATGGAAAGAGGCCCACCTCGATTAATATATCTACACACAATTATTACAATGTTTGtgagaataataaaaaaaaaatagagaatgaaaataaatgggGTGacgaaaatgaaaaaagtgGCATGAAGATACCTCTAAAATGTAGCATAGAATTAATAccaaatgtaaataaaaatgtatatgcatCATCTATTCATtcgaataaaataaaaaatgaaatgaaTCCAAATTATGTACTAATGAATAAcaaaattcatataaacaaaataaattcagTTGGAAAAATGATCTCAGAAAGTTTGATAGAAAATtctaatattaatgaaaaatggtATGAAATAGaagatgatgaaaaaaaaaaagaaaaatctAACATTGATTTagtgaaattaaaaataaagaattatttaGATCTATCAAAATCTAAATTAACTTTATGGGTAACAATAAATAGCACATTTGGATATTTCATGTTAGGTGGACATAATATATCTGAACTTTTGTCATTGTCATGTgggatatttttatgtagtAGTAGTGCTAACACATTTAATCAAATTATTGAAAAAGATATTGACAAATTAATGAATAGAACAAATAAAAGACCATTAGCTtgtaacaataaaaaaatatcattaaCACATGCAAAGATATTTGGCTGTTCAACTGCTGCAATTGGCtgttcattattatattattttaataatcctttaacatcatttttaggattatttaatattttactatATACATGTTTATATACCCCACTAAAACGGAAAACACCATATAATACACATGTCGGATCTATAGTTGGGTCTATACCTATGTTAATGGGATGTGTAGCGGTTgaacaaaatttatttatacctGAAGCTtggatattattttcaattcaACTTTTATGGCAATTTccacatttttattcattagcatatttatataaagaagattatttaaaagggaaatataaaatgtttcCTCTTAAGGATAATCAAAATGGATTATACACAGCAAAATTATGTAGaccatatttaattttattatcttttcttccctttttcttttttttttgtggaTATACATcctatatgtatattttaacaTCACTAGTgccaaatatatttatttattacaaattTCAACAAATTCTTCAAAACCCCTCTAAAAAGGGATTTagatcattttttaaacattcGCTATggcatattattttattattagctTTATCATCCTATCACACTCAAATACctgacaaaaaaaatgctttACATACAAAAAGGGATACATTAATTAGTGACAGCCAAATCGATAAAATGGGTCAAGATAATATGAACCATTCAGAACATCCAATCACCAAATTTAAGAAAAGACTCTTAAAATTTTGTGTAGTCTTCTCATAG